In Chloroflexota bacterium, the genomic window TGCCGCCCCGTCAGTCAGCACGACCACAATCCAGAGCGCATTTTCACGGCCGCTGGTGCTCAGCAATTGCGCCGCCCAGTACAGCCCGCCACCGATGGCTGTGGTGGTGCAAGTCGAAGGATCATGGTACGAGGGATTACGGAAAAGCGGGCAATCCAGCCCTTGATAATTCCCATCGCCGTCATAGCGCCGACAGGGCCCCAGCTCATCCCCCTTCCCGGCCAGGTCATCCGCGCTGCATGTCCAGCCAGGGTCAAACACCTGCAAACTATCCAGAATGCCCACCGCATCGGTGTAATTGTACGTCCACGCCTGAGCCAGGGAAGTCGTGCCGCTCACTCCCGCCGGGAAATGCGGGCCCGTATCTCCTGTGCGCCAGCCATCTGCAAACGTCACAATCGCCAGGCGGTCTTGTTCCTTGGCCGGGGGCAGGTTTAAAATCCGCGAGGTGAAATTCTTCGCCGCGGCGCGCACCTCTTCAAAAGGATGACAACGATGCCCCGGATTACACTGCGAGGGGTCGCGCATAGGATTGCCCGCTGCGGCGTCATACGTCATCGACTCCGAAGTGTCGATCACCAGCACCACGTCCATCGACGCGGCTTCACCGACTGACACAGCCTTCAAACGTAAGGTGTTAATCCCAATAATTTGCAGGAATGCCGTCGGCATCTCTGCTTCCACATCAACTTCAACTTTCTTGCTGCGAGGAGGATTACACAAATAAGGGTCGCCCGGCTTGGTATCGCAAGTATTGACAGTAAACGCCGTCGGCGTAAAACCATTGGCTACCACCATTGAACGGGCAGCATCCGTCATCTCCGCAATGGTGCGGTTCTCGCGAAACTGTGCCGCGGCCGCCAGCGACGCCGCGTCCGCGGCCTGGCGCAAACGCCCCATCGCCAGCAAATACCGCCCCAGATCGACCGCCAAGCCGGTAAAGGCCAAAACCCCAACCAGGGCTACGGCCAGAATGACCATCATCTGTCCAACACGGGCTTGCTGCTTTTTGAACATAAGCCGAGCATCCTCAAGGCGCAGGGGTAGGGGTGGGTTCCGCCGATGTCAACGGCATGATTGCATAAGTGTAAATCAAGATGGGATCTGGGAGGAACGGCGTCACCCAGGGAAGTTTCAAGCGCTGGTGGTAATGATAGAACACTTCCACAATCACCAGCCCCGTATTGGGCGCGTTCAGATCCAACCTGCTGTTAATATCCGCATCGCTCAAACGCGAGGTGAAATGCCCATAAAGCGACCAGCCATTCGCATCGGGAAAGCGCGCCGTCACACCCACTCCCTGTTCCACCGATACCGCCGACACCACAATATCATCTGCCGCAGTATCAAGCACGATGCGCGGCCTTTCCTGCGCTAATTCCTGCAACAGTGCACAGGCCGTTTGACGGTAGAAATCGTGTGTCGTCTGGCAATTGGTGTCGTTATCGCGCACATAATAGTAACTGTCGCTCGAAAAGCGGGCAGCATTCCGCGTCGCGTCGATCAACGAGAGATAGTCCACCATCCAGAACCCCACTTCAATGAGCGCCGAAAAAATGATCAGCAAAATAGGGAAAAACAAAGCCGTTTCGACCAGGCTTTGTGCCCGTCGCTTGCGTCGCCGCTCTTGCGTGGGGAGGGCTTTCTGAGGAATTAAAGCCATGCAACACTCCAAAGCAAACCTAAACGCACATTCTGCCGCTACGTTACATTATACCCAACTTTTCCTAAACTGATTTTTTTCTTTTGTCCCCCAAAAGTACCAGCAGAGGGAATTCCCCCACGGCTCACTTTGTGCAAGGTATGCTGCGACGAAAAGCAAGGCCAAAGCGCGCCAGGCAAGCCCCTGTCTTCCGACAGTAACCGCCCTCTGCCCGGCACGCTGGCCCCAAACCCAAACCAAGCCCGCAGCAAACTCACGCGGGCGTGCGCGGGCGCAGGTCAAAAGCCTTCCCCTGCCACACGCCGCCCAGGGGCGCTGCTTGCAAAGCCATCACCCGTCCGTTGGCAAAATAAGGGAAGTCAAAGGTCAGCGGGTCACCAGCCTGCTTGCCAGGCACAGGCAT contains:
- a CDS encoding VWA domain-containing protein, encoding MFKKQQARVGQMMVILAVALVGVLAFTGLAVDLGRYLLAMGRLRQAADAASLAAAAQFRENRTIAEMTDAARSMVVANGFTPTAFTVNTCDTKPGDPYLCNPPRSKKVEVDVEAEMPTAFLQIIGINTLRLKAVSVGEAASMDVVLVIDTSESMTYDAAAGNPMRDPSQCNPGHRCHPFEEVRAAAKNFTSRILNLPPAKEQDRLAIVTFADGWRTGDTGPHFPAGVSGTTSLAQAWTYNYTDAVGILDSLQVFDPGWTCSADDLAGKGDELGPCRRYDGDGNYQGLDCPLFRNPSYHDPSTCTTTAIGGGLYWAAQLLSTSGRENALWIVVVLTDGAANSTLPAPGDDLRDHAHALASLPIGFCPPSTFGAPPFCRDNSVASRHVYPDPNYDADDYARDMADWLACSANPAAGCSTAGQGAAIFSIGLGPLVVKVQSPDTVPAGGALLRYIAAVGDDGDPSTDPCAGITDYTAWCGNYYYSPTGSKLDRVFEDIASRLFTRLTH
- a CDS encoding pilus assembly protein, with translation MALIPQKALPTQERRRKRRAQSLVETALFFPILLIIFSALIEVGFWMVDYLSLIDATRNAARFSSDSYYYVRDNDTNCQTTHDFYRQTACALLQELAQERPRIVLDTAADDIVVSAVSVEQGVGVTARFPDANGWSLYGHFTSRLSDADINSRLDLNAPNTGLVIVEVFYHYHQRLKLPWVTPFLPDPILIYTYAIMPLTSAEPTPTPAP